In Meles meles chromosome 2, mMelMel3.1 paternal haplotype, whole genome shotgun sequence, the sequence tggggcgcctgagtggctcagtgggataagcctctgccttcggctcaggtcatgatctcagagtcatgggatcgagccctgcattgggctctctgctcagcagggaccctgcttcccccggctcccctgcctgcctctttgcctacttgtgatctctgtctgtcaaatgaataaataaaatcttaaaaaaaatgcccagCATATGTCATTATATTTAACCATGCTATGGTGCACTCAAAATGATGATTTTTGAGAAACTCTAGACGGGCCTGGCCTATTCCTTCTGCATATTTGTTTAGCGGTCCTTATAATTGAAATGgtcaaagataaaaatgaagagCATAATCCCACCCTTTCCTTATGGACTGGGTAAAAACCTGTAACTCTCACTACGCACAGGCACACATTTATGGGTACACAGACCCAGGAGCGCAAACGAGACACAGGGAATGGACACTGACATTTTCCAAATTACTGTTCTCATTCCAAAACCTCGCTCTGATTTAAATTCAGGAAGGATCATTTTATCTTGTGTTCCAAAGAGCTGTGGCCATACCCAGTGTCCATTCAGAGTGAAagctccctctccacccctccgTGGCTggacttttatttacttatcagttACTCTCTTGCCAGTTCCATCTTCCAAAAGCAATCGGCTGTAGGTTACGAAATATGCCATTCTTTTCATAGACCTTGGTTTAACCTCAGAGGATTCTTCacatcattttaaataataatttctgaCCCACTTAAGCACCCAGGCAGCCTTTGAAATACTGGATCACCAGAACCTCAGCAtctcttcaaattaaaaaaaatatatatattttcataattcatTTTGTTGGAGTCCTTCCTCTGGGTGAAAAGTTCACATGACAATACTGTTGTTCTGTACAGACCacctgcccctccttcccccatccaTGAGGGAAAGTCCCGAAGTTTCTTTTCCTGGATCTTTCACACTCCCTGTCCTGATAGGAACTTTAGAATTGTATTTGACTGGGGATCAGGGACCGAGAAACTCATGGAATATTCCAGTTAGAAACAGCTTCAAGATTATGGGGCCTGACAGCTTCacttcagaaatagaaaaacagacacagattaagtgacttgctcaaagtcacacagcaattAAGTTTCAGagccagaagaaaacagaataagaCACTCCCATGTCTATGGTCTTTCTACCAGATATGCAAGGACTAGACTTTCTGAAGTCTCCTGGACAGCCCTAAAGTTCACCAAATTCTTCTTCTACCATTTAGCTCTATTTTGAAGTTTATAAAATACtgtcagaaataaaatttctttcagcCAATAGATTcaacttctttcctcctccccctccctcttctttcttcatccttccccttctcctcctcctctccttctatttataaagattttatgattttagagagcggacagagagaaagagacacagagggagagggagaagcaggctctgtactcagcgcagggcttgatccaggaccctgagatcatgacccaggctgaaatcaagagttggatgctggggcgcctgggtggctcagtgggttaagccgctgccttcggctcaggtcatgatctcagggtcctgggatcgagccccacatcgggctttctgctcagcggcaagcctgcttccctctctctctctctgcctgcctctctgtctacttgtgatctctctctctgtcaaataaataaataaaaaaaaaatcttaaaaaaaaaaagatttaaaaaaaaaaaagagttggatgcttaatggacggggccacgcaggcacccctcaccttcttttttttttaagagaaagtttTCCCAGTTCATCTGTGATCCAAATCCACGGACAGCTTTTCCTGTTCTAGGAAGTGTTAATAATGCTGGTGATATATCACCACCCTGGGAAAACTTGGAAAGGCACTTCATTCATTTAGGAAGAAGTATAAACCCTTTCCATGCTTGGAATGCTCTGTGGGAGATGCAAGTCGAAGAGGGAGAAAGCGGGTGGAAGGAAATTCAGATGTGCTGTATAGAGTGTGAGCGAAGCCTATTCCTTGGTCGGCTTTAGAAATGGAAATTACCGGCTCAGGGGCTCAAGTTCCAGCTCTTCTACCCCTATGGACCGGTGGCTTCATCCATCTTCCAGCCTTCAAAAAAGGAAGGGCCTCAAAGAATTGGGGAGCCTCCCAACGGATGGGAGCGCCCATGGCAGGGCCCCTCTTCATAGTCCCAGTggtcttcctctccagctcctgcAGCCTGCCCAAATGATCCTCCCAATTAGCACCGGTTTACATCCTGTCCTATCCTCTGCTGCCTGCACCGTATGACTCCGCCTTTATTAGATCAGCATAAATGCGGTTATATGTAATGCTATCTTGTTCCCTGTCTCATGGGTGTGTCCTGTCTCCCCCAACTAAATCAGATGAGAATTTCATCTGAGTTTTCTCCTGTGTCTCGTGGCATCCAGCTTTGTGCTGGGCACATAACAGGAATCCTGCAAATTCTGTGGCCTTCGATGACCCACTGCCCAGAAGTATAAATCCTCAAATACTGGGATTCTAGCGCCAAGCTgccatttctctatttttgtcaGCAGATACATCATTTGTCAAAACAGTAAATACACAGGTGAGAGAAGGAGGTATCACTCGACCTCTTTTGTGAAAAGCTGAAATCAACCTCTGAGCTCTATCGGTTTCCcacaaagccccccccccccccagcctcactCCCACCCTGGGACCTGGGCACAGGTGTGTGTGCgggcgggagagggggagggcttTGCCTCCTTTCTCTGTTTAAGGCCTGGCTGCACTCCTCCTCTCTGCAGCCCCCTCCTTTCCTGTGCTCGGACCCAGTGGCCGACAGCTGGTCTGGGGGGCCCTGGATGAGGAAATGTGGGCATGCTGAGTGTCACAATAGGACAGGCTTTGTCCAGGGGCCATGGCACGTCTCCACTGACCTTGGAACCCAGTGACTGGGGACAACTGAGGGAAGgcagcttccttccctctccaggcTGCAGGTTTTTAATGTCTCCTTTGTTGGCTTGGGCCCCTGGAGACTGCCCTGAAGGGAGAGACTTGAGGCTGTTCCCTCCCTCCCGGACAAAATGGTGCATGCTTTTCCTGTTTAAACAGGGCCCGGTTGTGGAGAGCCCTGACTCCGCACACACCAAGGCCCGGCAACGGCTGCAATAAATCAATAGGAAAATAGAAGCTGCCAGTTAGACTAAACAAGTGCATTTGCAAAGACGGCTAGCCCTCATTAATCACTCTGACAGTCCTAAAAACACATTTCCCCTTTAATGACTGTATTTGGATAATCAGTGCTTTTTCCTCCTCAGTCAGAGTTTGAGTAACAGACAGCTGGTGTTATTACAGCCattggggagggagggctgggatTAGGGTCTACGCAGAGCCATCCACTGGAGGTCTCCTCCAACCGGGTTGGCTGCAAAGCCGTTGTTACACAATAATGAGGGGGAGCTCTGTGCTCCCATTGAATGCTCCCGGGCAGCCATGTGCGAGTTCCCCCCAAACCTTGACACCCACCTGCATTATGTGAACACAAAAGCCTCATGTTGGGTTTTATGAGCTTTGGCAGATTGAACCCAGGCTGGGCGGCAGGCAGGGCTTTCTCCGACGGCGAGGTAAGAAGATGGGTCGATGTGATTTGGCTTTGTTTCCTTTAGGTGACTTTGGCTTTCCGGAGAAAGTTTGAAACCCAGCACATTCCTCTTTATAAATGATGTAACACATTAATGCAGAGCACATTATGAAAATGGTAATTCAAACCCATAGTGCTCCAAATTAAACCATACATTATCGGATGCACTCAACCATCTATTTTGCAGAAAGACAGGATGAATGAAATCAAATCAAACAGAAAACTGGAGAGCAGCTTCCCCTACAAAATGATTAATAAAGTGCAGAGCCTCAGGATTATTGCAAGACGAATTCCACAGTCACCCAGACATACATCAGGCAGGAGTTAGCTCTGAGAGACACGTCACAGTGTGCTGGGGAGGGCCCAGGGGCAGTTACGGCAGCCCCACGCCTCCTCCTTGGGCTACAGATTTCTCAAGAGGTGGGtttgtggggggatgggggggggcaaCTGGTAAGTTAAAAacccagtaccatgctgttttgtttGTGTCAAACCTGGATCGGAGAGTGagcctttcccctccctctcttcctcccttccttccactgcTGCCCACGGGGCCACAAAAATAACCAGGCAAGAGGTGTGAAAATCTGACCTGGAGCCAGGAACGTCCAGTGTCTCAAGTTCCAGCTCTGAGCTTGCACCCTTCCTGGTGCCTTGGGAACACAGGCCCCGTTTCTGGCGCCTAGGAGAGAttaggaggaaggaggggaggagggctagGAAGAGAAGGAGGTGGTGAAAAAGAAGGTGGAGGTGATTCTCGAAGAAGAGAGTTGCTGGATGAATAAATTATGCAAATAAGCAGTCAGTGGGGAGTATTATCTCCATTAAAACAGCAACTTTGTTTAATGAGAATTTAGCTATTGAAAGTAACCAACTGCCCACCAGCTAATTAAACGTTTCTTAGGAACTGGCACCCATTTCTGGTGAGGAGGGCTGACATTTCAGGGTGAGAACTGGGACACTCCAAACTCCCTAGCTTGCCCTTTGATGGGACAATGGTAGCTGGGGACAGCCCATCCCAACTAGGCAAAGGGCCTCCTTCCCAGTCTGCAAAGGCCACCAATACACTTTGGAGGGAACTCAATAGCCTGAGGGGTTTCTAAGCTGCGGGTGAGCCAAGCAGCTCTATAAACGTGACTTTTGCTATACAGAGAGTTCAATCTTGGAGACAGCGAATCTATTCCTTTCTCTATCCCAACAAGAGGAACTCAGCTAGGGAGGTCTGAAGACAGCCAAGTTTAAGACAGAAAAGTTTAAGTCTTCCTGCAGAGGGAGCAATTTCCAGCAGTTTTagcaaggattaaaaaaaaaaaaaaaaaaaaaaagaaaaaaggaaagagaaggactTGAGAGGAAGGGAGGTTGGGAAATaaccaaaagcaaataaaaacaatagaaaagaagaaaaaaaaaacaacaaacaaagcaACTCACAACATTTCAGGCCTTTTAAACATTCAGGCCAATTTGAACCTGAAGAACACCGAGAATGATGATTTCCCAGGAAAACCCTGACCTGGTCCCAGGGCTGCTTCTCCAGCCCATTCTCCAGCCCTTCTCCCTGACTCCCTCTGCAGCCCACACGTGCCCAAAGGCACCAGCAGCCCAGGTCCCAACCCTGGGACACTCGTAAGTTCTTATGGTGGTCAGCACTGATGTTTTCTGCAGAAGCCGCCTGAGGGTCTCTTGACTAATGAAGGAATTTTGGCCAGAAACAAAGATATAGTGGCAAAACTTCAAAAAAACctaatcaaaaacaaaataaaaacttaatcaAAAACCtaatcaaaaccaaaaacccctACAAAAGCATCTGACGTTGAGGTTTTGTCAAGTCTCCAGACCCTCCCTGATTCTCCAGGGGAGTGTGGTGTGGCCTCAAACCACCGGGCGGGGCGGAGAGCGCGTCCCTTCCACGCCGCCCTTCCGCACTTGACCTGGGATCTACCCAGGTTTCAGAGGCGCGTGGTTCGCGGAGCACCAACTGTAAGTCGCAATCCTCACAGAAAAAGCCAAGTAAAACAGCAGCACAACAACAGATCCGGAAGCGGCACGGGGCGGACAGCGAGCGAGGAGAGCGGCAGGAGGGGGCGAGGGAGCCCACTGTGAAGTGCGCCAAACAGGTGGCCTGGAGTGTCCCAAGTGCTAGAGGCCGAGAGCCCGTGCGGCCTGGCCCGGTGCGCCCCGGAGCCCGCGGCCTTGGCCGCTCACCGCCCAAGGTGGACGTGCAGGCTGTCGGTCCTCTCCTCTGGGCTCGCGGAACCCCCGCGCCTTGGGAAGGTGCTTGGCCCCAAGCTGGGACCAGGGCCAAGCACCTTCCTGATAAACAGCGCCCCATCCTCAGGAGGGTGGGGGCCCGAGGATGCCCAAGCTGGGTCAGCCGTGTGAGCTCAAGACAACAGGGCCCGAACGTGGCTTCAAATTGCCGAGTAATCACCGCGCCTTCTCAGCAAAACCCAAACCCTGTCCAGAGAAGCCTCTGGAGGCGCAAATGGCTGGGGTCGACAACCCAGCGCTGGCCTCGGGGAGCTCCCAAGCCTTGCAAAGCACCAGTCTCAGCAGGGGTATTTACGCTTTGGTGTCAAGGTATATGAAAGGCGGTCGAGAAAAGGAAATCACTCGCCTTTCCAGTGGGAAGCGCAGAAGGCGTCGTCGGGGCTGGCGCGCGTCACTCGTCTTTCTGCCACTAGGTGGCGCCAGAGGCACGTCGACTTTGCATacctgctgggctctggggaaggTGCTGCTGGCAGTCTGAGCCCGCGCCCTGGTTTCTTTCTCAGCCCCTAGTACCTCAAGGCCCAGAGGAAAAACCGCATTTACACACTCCCGCCACCCTGTCCCCAGGAAATGTCAAGGACTTTGAAGGAAGCCTAGGAGCTAAATaaccaagggggggggggggaccataAAGGCGGTTTTATGTTATTTGTAATGCGTTGGCAGAAGTTTGGTGTTTTTTTactacccccatccccaccccccttctTGAGGAAGGCATTAAACTCGACCTTGAACGGAAATCTCAGAAGAAAACCATAAGGTATttaaacaagaataaaagaaGGACATCTGCTCAGGTGTCTGGAAGTGGGACAGTGGGTAGGCAAGAGAGAAAGACACCACGGTGTGAATATAGCCAAGTATTCCATTTATTAACAAAATAAGTCTTACCAAGGGAGAGCTCTATCCATCCCAAACAGGCCCCACAGCCCCCGCAATGCTGCACAAgaccaggagggagggaaggtgtgGGGAGAAGACCCAGGGGTCGGAGTCTTCAATCCCAGTCACTGAGGGAGCCCACGGAAGCCCACGGCCAACTTTGGGGATTCTGTTGGGTCAGGCCTGGGAGGGGGTGATGGGGCTACTGTGACCCGTGTACTCCCTGGCTCCCCAACTGTCCCCCAATGGAGCTACCGAGATTGTACTGCCCTCTGATATTGCCACTGGTCTGCTTTGGAGGGATCTAGCAAGAATCACTGACCATACCCTTACCACCAGGGGACCACTGCCCCCCAAATGGAGAATAAAACAGGACTACCAGTGCACTTTGCAAAATATAAAGAGCAAAGTTTCACCCCAGCAGGGCCTCCTAGGACTTTTAACTGAATAAGAGAAGCCCTACAGGTCCTCCACCAGCAGGCAGTGTGACTACCTGATGTTTGGGGCCATGAGAAGTCTGGAAGGTAGAAAGGCTGTCAGAGGCCGCTTGGGTCTCTCACAGGGGAGCCTGCTGGTGGGGTCAGGGCTCTTAGTGCTTAGAGCAAGACAGAGGAGCAAGGCTCTAATTTTGGGGACCAGGGTGCAGACCAAGGACCCCAGAAGAAGAGGGTTGCAGGGGACGAGTCACAGAGCAGAGTTCTGGGTCAACAGAACACAAGACCTCTTGCCACCAAGGCGGATCCCTGCATCCCCGCAAACGAGTTACAAAAAAATATCTCCTCTCTGTTACTTGTACAAAGGATAAAACAGAATCTCAAATGtaaggaaacaagaagaaatgaaggggaaagagggggaaaagagaagggggaaatgtAGTCTTAACGGTTAGGAAGCATGCAAGAAACTCCCcaggaagggaaaacaaatagAAGAACCCCAGAACCCcaactctccctcctccccctaaaACCAAAccaatcaaaaaaagaaaaaaaaaaaaaaaaggaaaggaaataaagaaccttacatctaagaaaaagaaaaaaaaaataaaggaagaggggTGGGGAACATGTAGTTACTTGTgtgattaatattattatttggGGAACACAGACTTTTTGCATACCATTGACTCTTGTGGGCTGTTAATGCACTTATATTCCCAGCTTGTAAGCTAACATTATAGTAAATAAATACACAGTCCAGTGGGGAGGGTCTGGGCCGGGGGGATCCTGGCAGGGACAAGCAGAAGTGGAGGTTGCAGCGGCGGTGAGGGGGgaacggggtgggggaggaagggaggcagagggggaaaggagaagagggtTGGGTGGGAGCAAGAGCTGTAGTTACTGGTATCCCAGTGCGGAGGCTGAGGCTAGTCTCTGTCCGTACAGCGCATACGGTGAGTAGTAGGGTCcggctgtggggagggagggcacgGCCAGGCCCCCAGCTGTGGATAAGTGGCTCTTGCCATAGGGGTGGTACCGGCTTAGCCCCAAAGTGTGTGGACTCCGCAATGACAGCGACCCGGGGCTTCCCGGGGCAGTGGGCGGGGGGAGGTGCAGGTGGCAGGAGGCTGctgctgcggcggctgcggcggcgctTCCCAGGCCCGAAGCCCCGGGGTAGGCGGCCAGAAGTTTCTCCGCGCCCGGCAGGGCCGTGTGAGTCCGTAGGTGGCTGAGCAGCTCCTCCGAGGTGGCGAAGCGCTTGTCACACGGCCCGTTGGCCGCCACCCAGTTGCAGCTGTGCGGCAGCGGTTCGTTCTGCAGCATGAAGCCGTAGGTGTAGAGCGGGTGGCCGGGGAGCGCGGCCTGGGCGGCGCTGGACGAGAGCGCAGCGGGCTGCAGCGGGTGCCCGGGGTATACCAGCGGGTAGCCCCCAGCCTTCAGGCTGGGCCCCGCGGGGTCATGCGCGCTGCAAGTGGAGCAGCTGGAGCCGCCGAGGTGCGAGGCGCTGTGGTAACCTCCCAGGCAGTAGGGGTCGCGGCATAATCCCTGCAGGAACGAGGGTGGGGAGGCCCCGGTGAGCGGGCTCGAGCTGGGAGGCTTGCCGGGTGGCAGGCCCAGGCCTCCCGACAGCTGGCCTCCCACGAGGCCGGACTTGCTAGGATCCAGGCCAGGAACGAACTGGGACGGGTAGCCGGCGTAAGCGCCCACGATGGAGCCGTGGTAGCCGATGCTGGAGGGTGGCAGCGGGAACACGGAGTGGCCCGGTTTGTAGGGGGACACTGGCGCCACGTGGCCGGCCCCCACCAGTGCCGAGGGCGGCTCGGACTTGCGCCCGGAGGCCCCAGCCTCCGCGCCACCCCCGTGGGCGCTGGGCTCCCCACCGCTGCCGCGGCTCACTGCAGCAGCCTCCGGGCTGGGCTTGGGCTCCTGGTCTTTCTTGTCCAGCTCCCCGCCGCCACCCCCACCGCCGTTCTTGCAGTCAGAGTGGTGCGGGGAGCCGCCCCGGGAGCCACCAGGCGAGGACGACGAGGACGACGCAGAGACCGGCGCTCCATGCGGGGGAAAGGGCGTGCAGGCGGCGCTGGGGACCCTGAAGCCCGCCTTGTCTCC encodes:
- the ZNF703 gene encoding zinc finger protein 703 — encoded protein: MSDSPAGSNPRTPESSGSGSGGGGKRPAVPAAVSLLPPADPLRQANRLPIRVLKMLSAHTGHLLHPEYLQPLSSTPVSPIELDAKKSPLALLAQTCSQIGKPDPPPSSKLNSVAAAANGLGAEKDPGRTATGAASASAALKQLGDSPAEDKSSFKPYSKGSGGGDSRKDSGSSSVSSTSSSSSLSPGDKAGFRVPSAACTPFPPHGAPVSASSSSSSPGGSRGGSPHHSDCKNGGGGGGGELDKKDQEPKPSPEAAAVSRGSGGEPSAHGGGAEAGASGRKSEPPSALVGAGHVAPVSPYKPGHSVFPLPPSSIGYHGSIVGAYAGYPSQFVPGLDPSKSGLVGGQLSGGLGLPPGKPPSSSPLTGASPPSFLQGLCRDPYCLGGYHSASHLGGSSCSTCSAHDPAGPSLKAGGYPLVYPGHPLQPAALSSSAAQAALPGHPLYTYGFMLQNEPLPHSCNWVAANGPCDKRFATSEELLSHLRTHTALPGAEKLLAAYPGASGLGSAAAAAAAAASCHLHLPPPTAPGSPGSLSLRSPHTLGLSRYHPYGKSHLSTAGGLAVPSLPTAGPYYSPYALYGQRLASASALGYQ